Within Ignavibacteria bacterium, the genomic segment ATCCGATTGCGATACCTGCAAATGCTTTCGGTGCTTTTGGATGAGTGGCTCCTAAAATTATAACAAGAAACATAAAAGTCATTACGACTTCACATATTAATGCAGAAAGCATGCTGTATCCGTCTGGGGAATGCATATCATATCCGTTGGCAGCAAATCCGCCAATTTCAAATCCTGGTTTCCCACTTGCAATAATATATAAGATACATGCCCCTGCAATTCCTCCCAGCACTTGAGCTGCGATGTAAGGGAGCAATTCTTTTTTACCGAAGCGGCCGCCTATCCAAAGTCCGATTGAAACTGCTGGATTCAGATGCGCTCCTGAAATGTGTCCCACAGCATAAACCATAGTTAAAACGGTTAAGCCAAAGGCGAGAGAGACGCCTGCAAATCCAATTCCAAGTTCAGGGTATGCCGCAGCTAAAATTGCACTGCCGCATCCTC encodes:
- the aqpZ gene encoding aquaporin Z, whose product is MKKLIAEFFGTFWLVLGGCGSAILAAAYPELGIGFAGVSLAFGLTVLTMVYAVGHISGAHLNPAVSIGLWIGGRFGKKELLPYIAAQVLGGIAGACILYIIASGKPGFEIGGFAANGYDMHSPDGYSMLSALICEVVMTFMFLVIILGATHPKAPKAFAGIAIGLGLTLIHLISIPVTNTSVNPARSTSQAIFVGDWAVGQLWLFWVAPIVGAVLAGFVYKMISPDTE